One genomic region from Capra hircus breed San Clemente chromosome 18, ASM170441v1, whole genome shotgun sequence encodes:
- the RHPN2 gene encoding rhophilin-2, which translates to MTDALLPAAPQPLEKEGHCYFRKGCNPLAQTGRSKLQNQRAALNQKILKAMRMRTGAENLLKAATNQKVREQVRLELSFLNSDLQMLKEELEGLNISVGVYQNTEEAFTIPLIPLGLKETKDVDFSVALKDFILEHYSEDSYLYENEIADLMDLRQACRTPSRNEAGVELLMSYFLQLGFVESRFFPPTRQMGILFTWYDSLTGVPVSQQNLLLEKASILFNIGALYTQIGTRCNRQTEAGLESTVDAFQRAAGVLNYLKETFTHTPSYDMSPAMLSVLVKMMLAQAQESTFEKVCLPGLQNEFFLLVKVAQEAAKVGEVYRQLHAAMNQEPVKENIPYSWASLACVKAHHYEALAHYFTATLLIDHQLKPGEDEDHQEKCLSQLYSHMPEGLTPLGTLKNVHQRQLLGKSHLCRAVTHHEESMREASLCKKLRNIEVLQEVLSAARQRSQLKYSQLREDDDLLNLTDAPDIVSKTEREVEIILPQFSKVTVTDFFQKLGPLSVFSANKRWTAPRSIHFTAEEGDLGFTLRGNSPVQVHFLDPYCSAAEAGTKEGDYIVSIQDVDCKWLTLSEVMKMLKSFGQNDIEMKVVSLLDATSSMHSKCATYSVGMQKTYSMICLGVDVDDKTDKTKKVSKKLSFLSWGTNKNRQKSASTLCLPSVGVAVPPVKKKLSSPFSLLNTDSSLY; encoded by the exons AGCAGCCACAAACCAAAAGGTACGAGAGCAGGTGCGCCTGGAACTGAGCTTCTTGAATTCAGACCTGCAGATGCTCAAGGAAGAGCTGGAGGGGCTCAACATCTCGGTAGGAGTCTATCAGAACACAGA GGAAGCATTTACGATTCCCCTGATTCCACTTGGCCTGAAGGAAACCAAGGACGTTGATTTTTCAGTCGCTCTCAAG GATTTTATTCTGGAACATTACAGTGAAGATAGCTACCTCTACGAAAATGAAATAGCAGATCTCATGGATCTCAGACAA GCCTGTCGAACGCCCAGCCGAAATGAGGCGGGAGTAGAGCTGCTGATGAGTTACTTCTTGCAGCTGGGGTTTGTCGAGAGCCGATTCTTCCCACCCACCCGACAGATGGGGATCCTGTTTACCTG GTATGACTCTCTCACCGGGGTTCCGGTCAGCCAACAGAACTTGCTGCTGGAGAAGGCCAGCATCCTGTTTAACATCGGAGCCCTCTATACACAGATCGGCACTCGGTGCAATCGACAGACAGAAGCTGGGCTGGAGAGCACGGTGGATGCCTTTCAGAGAGCTGCAG GGGTTTTAAACTACCTGAAGGAGACATTTACTCACACTCCAAGCTACGACATGAGCCCCGCCATGCTCAGTGTGCTCGTCAAAATGATGCTGGCACAAGCCCAAGAAAGCACGTTTGAGAAGGTCTGCCTCCCTGGGCTCCAGAACGAGTTCTTCCTCCTGGTGAAGGTGGCTCAGGAAGCGGCCAAG GTGGGAGAGGTCTATCGGCAGCTGCACGCAGCCATGAACCAGGAGCCGGTGAAGGAGAACATCCCGTACTCCTGGGCCAGCCTGGCCTGCGTGAAGGCCCACCACTATGAAGCCCTGGCCCACTACTTCACAGCCACCCTGCTCATCGACCACCAGC TGAAGCCTGGTGAAGATGAGGACCACCAGGAGAAGTGCCTGTCCCAGCTCTACAGCCACATGCCAGAGGGACTGACACCCTTGGGCACCCTGAAGAATGTTCATCAGCGCCAACTACTGG GGAAATCCCATCTGTGCCGAGCTGTTACCCACCACGAGGAGTCCATGAGGGAGGCCAGCCTGTGCAAGAAGCTCCGCAACATCGAGGTGCTGCAGGAGGTGCTGTCCGCGGCGCGCCAGCGGTCCCAGCTTAAGTACTCTCAGCTCCGGGAGGACGATGACCTCCTGAACTTGACCGATGCTCCCGACATCGTCT CTAAAACTGAGCGAGAAGTTGAAATTATACTCCCACAGTTCTCTAAAGTGACAGTAACAGACTTCTTCCAAAAGCTG GGTCCTTTATCTGTGTTTTCGGCTAACAAGAGATGGACGGCTCCTCGAAGTATTCACTTCACTGCAGAAGAAGGGGACTTGGGGTTCACCCTGAGAGGAAACTCCCCAGTTCAAGTCCACTTCCTGGATCCATACTGCTCTGCTGCG gagGCAGGAACCAAGGAAGGGGATTATATTGTTTCCATTCAAGACGTGGATTGTAAGTGGCTGACGCTGAGTGAGGTTATGAAAATGCTGAAGAGCTTTGGCCAGAATGACATTGAGATGAAGGTCGTGAGCCTCCTGGATGCCACATCATCCATG CATAGTAAATGTGCCACCTACTCTGTGGGCATGCAGAAGACTTACTCCATGATCTGCTTAGGCGTCGATGTTGATGACAAAACTGATAAAACCAAGAAAGTCTCGAAAAAGCTCTCATTTCTGAGCTGGGGCACCAACAAGAACAGACAGAAGTCGGCGAGCACCCTGTGCCTCCCGTCGGTTGGTGTCGCAGTGCCTCCAGTCAAGAAAAAGCTCTCCTCTCCCTTCAGCCTTCTCAACACCGACAGCTCTTTGTACTGA